AGCACAGGACCCTGCATGGCATAGCCCGGTGTCCCCAGGGTTGCTGATCCAAGCGGGGCATTGCCATTGCTCGTATCGAGAAACGACACCGAACCTGTCGGAGCCGCGGGTCCATACCCGGCAACGCCGCCACTCAGTGTGTAACCATTTGCACCGCCTGTTGGCACAAGCGTTGTGGTGCTGGCATAGCTTCCACTGCTCGCGACCACAACTGTCTGTGTACTCGATGTACTGGCCTGATATATGGACGTACCTACAAAGATCGCGTTAATGCTGTGCGTCCCCACTCCCAACCGAAGGGTAATCGACGCCGTACCTGCACTGCTCAGTTGCGCCGTCCCCAGGATCGCCATGTCCTCACACTCACCCGCCGATGCGTCGCAGAACCGCACCAGACCTGGAAATACGGGGGTAGTCCCATTCCTCACTGTCGCTGTAAACGTCACCGCCGTACCCTGAGATACACCGCTCGATGATACCGATAAAGA
The DNA window shown above is from Acidicapsa ligni and carries:
- a CDS encoding Ig-like domain repeat protein, yielding SLSVSSSGVSQGTAVTFTATVRNGTTPVFPGLVRFCDASAGECEDMAILGTAQLSSAGTASITLRLGVGTHSINAIFVGTSIYQASTSSTQTVVVASSGSYASTTTLVPTGGANGYTLSGGVAGYGPAAPTGSVSFLDTSNGNAPLGSATLGTPGYAMQGPVLYGDNSSNCNNANCVAIASDVDGDGIPDIVYTNYNNNTVSISIGNGDGSF